One genomic segment of Paraburkholderia aromaticivorans includes these proteins:
- a CDS encoding DUF3005 domain-containing protein yields MNSDINKPADANQPAATHGPSSTELHNDRTHDSTVDTDGKNLQAARIAGHSPISPDEITTSNATLTNSVPEALDGMAGFDSRVGGNHLLLALEPGYTVIDKGMIEPQGAYSADHQFDDPRPVGSRQERGRIHYALNHMRPTRLIELRRVK; encoded by the coding sequence ATGAACAGCGATATCAACAAGCCAGCAGATGCGAACCAGCCGGCGGCCACGCACGGCCCGAGCTCGACGGAACTGCACAACGACCGCACGCACGACAGCACCGTCGACACCGACGGCAAGAACCTTCAGGCCGCGCGCATCGCGGGCCACAGTCCGATCTCGCCCGACGAGATCACCACCAGCAACGCGACCCTCACGAACAGCGTGCCCGAGGCGCTCGACGGCATGGCCGGCTTCGACAGCCGGGTTGGCGGCAATCATTTGCTGCTCGCGCTGGAGCCGGGCTATACGGTCATCGACAAGGGCATGATCGAGCCCCAGGGCGCGTATTCGGCAGACCATCAATTCGACGATCCGCGTCCGGTCGGCAGCCGCCAGGAACGCGGGCGGATTCATTACGCGCTCAATCATATGCGGCCTACCCGGCTGATCGAATTGCGTCGGGTGAAATAG
- a CDS encoding AraC family transcriptional regulator, whose protein sequence is MARGRVHMPRCALAGVEATVAETAHAFPRHSHDRFGVGVIISGGHRSASGRGRVEARANDAIMVNPGEVHDGSPLDERGRAWRMLYFEPSALIAAASELTGAAPREIELTRPVAHDPLLKRLFERLFAVAVEAPCVPDDLVREEALLDLLGHLVHVHATPPTRSWSTDALGPIARAKARIDEDPSSALTLADLAADAGMSRFQLLRGFARETGLPPHAYRMQRRVALARHCIAHGAALAEAAAAAGFADQSHMTRAFVRLFGVTPATYAAARR, encoded by the coding sequence ATGGCGCGCGGCCGCGTTCACATGCCTCGCTGCGCGCTTGCCGGCGTTGAAGCGACGGTGGCCGAAACGGCGCACGCGTTTCCGCGTCATTCGCACGACCGCTTCGGCGTCGGCGTGATTATCAGCGGCGGGCATCGGTCGGCGAGCGGACGCGGACGCGTCGAAGCGCGGGCCAACGACGCGATCATGGTCAACCCCGGCGAAGTCCACGACGGCAGTCCGCTCGACGAGCGTGGGCGCGCGTGGCGCATGTTGTATTTCGAACCGTCCGCGCTCATCGCCGCCGCGAGCGAACTGACGGGCGCGGCGCCGCGTGAAATCGAACTCACGCGGCCGGTGGCGCACGATCCTCTGTTGAAGCGTTTGTTCGAGCGGCTGTTCGCCGTCGCGGTGGAAGCACCGTGCGTGCCGGACGATCTGGTGCGCGAGGAAGCATTGCTCGACCTGCTCGGGCATCTGGTCCACGTTCATGCAACGCCGCCGACACGTTCATGGTCGACCGACGCGTTGGGCCCGATCGCGCGAGCGAAAGCGCGCATCGACGAGGATCCTTCGTCTGCGCTTACGTTGGCCGATCTCGCCGCCGATGCGGGCATGAGCCGGTTCCAGTTGTTGCGAGGCTTCGCGCGTGAGACAGGCCTGCCGCCGCACGCGTATCGAATGCAGCGTCGCGTGGCGCTCGCGAGGCACTGCATCGCGCACGGCGCCGCGCTGGCCGAGGCGGCCGCCGCGGCGGGCTTCGCCGATCAGAGTCATATGACGCGCGCATTCGTGCGCCTGTTCGGCGTGACGCCGGCAACCTATGCGGCAGCGCGTCGGTGA
- a CDS encoding short chain dehydrogenase, with product MKKIVVIGATGTLGRAVSAELKARHEVIEVGATRGQYQVDSTDPASVERLFREIGRVDGVVTTTGKVHFGPLPDMSIEQFWVGLRDKLMGQINVVLAAQPYVNDGGSFTLTSGIIGDEPILQGASATTVNLALEGFVRGSAIELPRGIRINVVSPTVLTEAMDAYAPYFRGFEPVTAQRAAMAYLRSVEGAQTGRVYRVGY from the coding sequence ATGAAAAAAATCGTCGTGATCGGCGCCACGGGCACGTTGGGCCGGGCGGTGAGCGCCGAACTGAAGGCGCGTCATGAAGTGATCGAAGTGGGTGCGACGCGCGGGCAGTATCAGGTCGACAGCACCGACCCGGCGAGCGTCGAGCGGCTCTTTCGCGAAATCGGCAGGGTGGACGGCGTCGTCACCACGACCGGCAAGGTCCATTTCGGCCCGCTCCCCGACATGAGCATCGAACAGTTCTGGGTCGGGCTGCGCGATAAGCTGATGGGCCAGATCAACGTGGTGCTGGCCGCCCAGCCCTACGTGAACGATGGCGGCTCGTTCACGCTGACGAGCGGCATCATCGGCGACGAGCCGATTCTGCAAGGTGCGAGCGCGACCACCGTCAATCTGGCGCTCGAAGGTTTCGTGCGCGGCTCGGCGATCGAACTGCCGCGCGGGATTCGCATCAACGTGGTGAGCCCGACCGTGCTCACCGAAGCGATGGACGCTTACGCGCCCTACTTCCGCGGCTTCGAGCCGGTCACGGCGCAACGTGCGGCAATGGCCTATCTGCGCAGCGTGGAAGGCGCGCAAACGGGCCGCGTATATCGCGTGGGATATTGA
- the araD gene encoding L-arabinonate dehydratase, which translates to MTKRKQPEELRSHRWYGVNDLRSFGHRSRTAQMGYNREEYAGKPVIAILNTWSEINACHTHFKQRVEEVKRGIWQAGGFPVELPVQTLSEPFQKPTTMLYRNFLAMEAEETLRSYPADGVVLMGGCDKTTPALLMGAISMDLPAIFLPAGPMLRGNWNGVTLGSGSDSWKYWAELRAGTITQDDWQGIEGGIARSPGHCMTMGTASTMTSAAEALGFTLPGFASIPAVDARHAQMAAKTGMRIVEMVWEDLKPSDLLTAGSVDNAVTTCLALSGSTNAIVHMIALARRAGIELTLDRYDEISRHTPVLANVRPTGEYLMEDFFYAGGLRVLLAELGELIDRSQKTVNGRTLGENLEGAEIFNDEVIRRRDTPLLPNSGLAVLRGNIAPDGAVIKPGAAEPHLLVHTGRAVVFKDYNDMAARIDDETLDIDENCVIVLQHAGPVGAPGMPEWGQLPIPRKLLQKGVRDMVRISDARMSGTSYGACVLHVAPESFIGGPFALIESGDMIALDVPRRKLDLLVTDEELARRRAAWVKPAPRFTRGYGALHQVHVMQANQGCDFDFLQRGGAHAAPEADAAGEPEIH; encoded by the coding sequence TTGACGAAGAGAAAGCAACCCGAGGAACTGCGCAGCCACCGTTGGTACGGCGTGAACGATCTGCGCTCGTTCGGCCATCGCTCGCGCACCGCGCAAATGGGCTACAACCGCGAGGAATATGCCGGCAAGCCGGTCATTGCGATTCTCAACACGTGGAGCGAGATCAACGCTTGCCACACCCATTTCAAGCAGCGTGTGGAGGAAGTGAAGCGCGGCATCTGGCAGGCCGGCGGCTTTCCGGTCGAACTGCCAGTGCAGACGCTCTCCGAACCCTTCCAGAAGCCGACCACGATGCTGTACCGCAACTTCCTCGCCATGGAGGCCGAAGAAACGCTGCGCTCGTATCCCGCCGACGGCGTCGTGCTGATGGGCGGTTGCGACAAGACCACGCCGGCGTTGCTGATGGGCGCGATCTCGATGGACCTGCCGGCGATTTTTCTGCCTGCGGGCCCGATGCTGCGTGGCAACTGGAACGGCGTGACGCTCGGCTCCGGTTCCGACTCGTGGAAGTATTGGGCCGAACTGCGCGCGGGCACGATCACGCAGGATGACTGGCAAGGCATTGAAGGCGGCATCGCGCGCTCGCCGGGGCACTGCATGACCATGGGCACCGCCTCGACCATGACGAGCGCGGCCGAAGCACTCGGCTTCACGCTGCCCGGTTTCGCGTCGATCCCGGCGGTGGATGCGCGTCATGCGCAGATGGCGGCGAAAACCGGCATGCGGATCGTCGAGATGGTGTGGGAAGACCTCAAGCCCTCCGACCTGCTGACCGCCGGTTCCGTCGACAACGCGGTGACCACGTGCCTTGCGCTGTCCGGCTCGACCAACGCGATCGTGCACATGATCGCGCTCGCGCGCCGCGCCGGCATCGAGTTGACACTGGATCGCTACGACGAGATCTCGCGTCACACGCCGGTGCTGGCGAACGTTCGCCCGACTGGCGAATATCTGATGGAGGACTTTTTCTACGCGGGCGGTTTGCGGGTCTTGCTCGCCGAACTGGGTGAGTTGATCGACCGTTCGCAGAAAACCGTCAACGGACGCACGCTTGGGGAAAACCTCGAAGGCGCGGAGATTTTCAACGACGAAGTGATTCGCCGGCGCGACACGCCGCTTCTGCCCAACAGCGGCCTCGCGGTGCTACGCGGCAATATCGCGCCCGACGGCGCGGTGATCAAACCCGGCGCCGCCGAGCCGCACCTGCTCGTGCACACCGGCCGCGCGGTGGTGTTCAAGGACTATAACGACATGGCCGCGCGCATCGACGACGAGACGCTCGACATCGACGAGAACTGCGTGATCGTGCTTCAGCATGCCGGCCCGGTCGGCGCGCCGGGCATGCCGGAGTGGGGGCAATTGCCGATCCCGCGAAAGTTGCTGCAAAAAGGCGTGCGCGACATGGTACGGATTTCGGACGCTCGGATGAGCGGGACGAGTTACGGCGCGTGCGTGCTGCATGTGGCGCCGGAGTCGTTCATCGGCGGGCCGTTCGCGCTGATCGAGAGCGGCGACATGATCGCGCTCGACGTGCCCCGGCGCAAACTCGATCTGCTCGTGACAGACGAGGAACTGGCGCGCCGCCGGGCCGCGTGGGTCAAGCCGGCGCCGCGCTTTACGCGCGGCTACGGTGCGCTGCATCAGGTGCACGTGATGCAGGCGAATCAAGGCTGCGACTTCGACTTTTTGCAGCGTGGCGGCGCCCATGCGGCGCCGGAAGCGGACGCCGCGGGCGAGCCGGAGATTCACTGA
- a CDS encoding ABC transporter permease, with translation MIAPTLSPPLVPRDAKAWLVAPALLIIVASFIYPFAYGLVLSFRPMNGGGLWANYLAFFTDTSMWPTILVTLKLAVPATLINVGVSVPVAFALRRYSRYQKFVTTLLVIPVTLGTVLIADGMLTYFGPNGWFPQALQGLHLYTREVRLTHNFWGVLISLIVSGFPFAFLLTLSYVTGIDPTLASAAATLGASPWQQFRRIYLPLLVPGLTMAACLSFVQAFSVFPSAVLLGAPAGPTRVMSIAAAEAAFESYDYSLASAIAMVMGFVQLLVVAALLGARRFFYSGPVTGGKG, from the coding sequence ATGATCGCGCCCACGCTGTCGCCGCCCCTCGTGCCGCGCGACGCCAAGGCGTGGCTGGTCGCACCCGCACTGCTCATTATCGTCGCGTCGTTCATCTATCCGTTCGCGTATGGCCTGGTGCTGTCGTTCCGGCCGATGAACGGCGGCGGCCTGTGGGCCAACTATCTGGCGTTCTTCACCGACACGTCGATGTGGCCGACCATTCTCGTCACGCTCAAGCTCGCGGTGCCGGCCACGCTCATCAACGTGGGCGTCTCGGTGCCGGTGGCGTTCGCGCTGCGGCGCTACTCGCGCTATCAGAAGTTCGTCACGACGCTGCTGGTGATTCCCGTGACGCTCGGCACCGTGCTGATCGCGGACGGCATGCTCACGTATTTCGGCCCGAACGGCTGGTTTCCGCAGGCGCTGCAGGGCCTGCACCTCTATACGCGCGAAGTGCGGCTCACGCATAACTTCTGGGGCGTGCTGATCTCGCTGATCGTGTCGGGTTTCCCGTTCGCCTTTTTATTGACGCTGTCGTACGTGACCGGCATCGACCCGACGCTCGCGAGCGCGGCGGCGACACTCGGCGCGAGTCCGTGGCAGCAGTTTCGCCGCATCTATCTGCCGCTGCTGGTGCCGGGGTTGACGATGGCGGCGTGTCTGTCGTTCGTGCAGGCGTTTTCGGTGTTTCCGTCGGCGGTGCTGCTCGGCGCGCCCGCTGGCCCGACGCGCGTGATGTCGATCGCCGCCGCCGAAGCCGCATTCGAAAGCTACGACTATTCGCTGGCCTCCGCGATCGCGATGGTGATGGGCTTCGTGCAGTTGCTGGTGGTCGCCGCATTGCTCGGCGCACGCCGCTTCTTCTACAGCGGCCCGGTGACGGGAGGCAAAGGCTGA
- a CDS encoding SMP-30/gluconolactonase/LRE family protein: MTDNSRRYPDPSIRHFDPRFKPLILASASVECLYQGARWSEGPVWFGDGRYLLWSDIPNDRILRWDEPSGAVSTFRQSSNNANGHTRDRQGRLVSCEHLTRRVTRTEYDGSITVLADRYRGKRFNSPNDVVVKSDGSIWFSDPTFGIDGFYEGERQESELPACVYRVDGQTGEVSVVADDVLGPNGLAFSPDESVLYIVESRGEPRKIRAFDVGGNGTTLANNRVLIDAGPGTPDGFRVDIHGNLWCGWGMGTDELDGVRVFTAQGEPLGHIALPERCANVCFGGRHRNRLFMAASHGLYSLYVNTQGVQGG, translated from the coding sequence ATGACCGACAACAGCCGACGCTATCCTGATCCCTCCATCCGCCACTTCGATCCGCGCTTCAAGCCGCTGATCCTGGCCTCCGCCTCTGTCGAGTGCCTGTATCAGGGCGCGCGGTGGTCCGAGGGCCCGGTCTGGTTCGGCGACGGCCGCTATCTGCTGTGGAGCGACATTCCGAACGATCGCATCCTGCGCTGGGACGAACCGAGCGGCGCGGTATCCACATTTCGCCAGTCGTCGAACAATGCCAATGGCCATACGCGCGACCGCCAGGGACGCCTCGTCAGTTGCGAGCATCTCACGCGCCGCGTGACGCGCACCGAATACGACGGCTCGATCACCGTGCTCGCCGACCGGTATCGCGGCAAACGCTTCAATTCGCCGAACGACGTGGTCGTGAAATCGGACGGCTCGATCTGGTTCAGCGACCCGACCTTTGGTATCGACGGCTTCTATGAAGGCGAGCGGCAGGAGTCCGAACTGCCGGCGTGCGTGTACCGGGTCGACGGCCAGACCGGCGAAGTCTCCGTGGTGGCCGACGACGTGCTGGGGCCGAACGGACTGGCGTTTTCACCGGACGAGTCGGTTCTGTACATCGTCGAATCGCGTGGCGAGCCGCGCAAGATTCGTGCGTTCGACGTGGGCGGTAACGGCACCACGCTCGCGAACAACCGGGTGTTGATCGACGCCGGTCCGGGCACGCCGGACGGCTTTCGTGTCGATATCCACGGCAATTTGTGGTGCGGCTGGGGCATGGGCACCGATGAACTCGACGGCGTGCGCGTCTTCACGGCGCAAGGCGAGCCGCTTGGCCACATCGCGTTGCCTGAACGTTGTGCGAACGTGTGCTTTGGCGGCCGGCATCGCAACCGGCTATTCATGGCGGCAAGCCACGGGCTCTATTCGCTCTACGTCAATACGCAAGGCGTGCAAGGCGGCTAG
- a CDS encoding extracellular solute-binding protein: MTVSDRLALRLVSVCLAASAAFASAAHAADPVTLNIVDVAGDLQLTQKGFEAFKAKYPNLVANLTFTNAPAPQLPGKIKAMQAAGRSDIDLVLTGTDALAAGIEQNLWMKLLPENAAMFPGVLDKYAPGPRKMQDLAQGYGLEVAYMPAGPLLEYNPAKVGDPPKTPEQLLQWCKAHPDKLIYARPANSGPGRTFLMGLPYVLGDKDPQDPIHGWDKTWAFLKQMNDCIPYYPGGTSAVMKELGEGTRDMTVTVTGWDINPRALGIVPAEFRVQAFDNMTWVNDAHYMVIPKGVPKDKLEVLYKLMNFMLEPAQQALTYDDGYFYPGPAIKGVSVEQAPAHSQDVLKKYGRPEYAKLLAERPHVLPLNAAAMVAAFRKWDTEVGAQKTK; the protein is encoded by the coding sequence ATGACTGTTTCAGACAGGTTGGCGCTCAGGCTGGTGTCCGTATGTTTGGCGGCGAGCGCCGCGTTCGCATCCGCCGCGCACGCGGCCGATCCGGTCACGCTCAATATCGTCGACGTGGCCGGCGACCTTCAGCTCACGCAAAAAGGTTTCGAGGCATTCAAGGCGAAGTATCCGAACCTCGTCGCCAATCTCACTTTCACGAATGCGCCCGCTCCGCAACTGCCAGGCAAGATCAAGGCGATGCAGGCCGCGGGCCGCTCCGATATCGATCTCGTGCTGACCGGCACGGATGCGCTCGCCGCCGGCATCGAACAGAATCTGTGGATGAAGCTGCTGCCCGAGAACGCAGCGATGTTCCCTGGCGTGCTCGACAAATACGCGCCGGGTCCACGCAAGATGCAGGATCTCGCGCAGGGTTACGGGTTGGAGGTGGCGTATATGCCGGCCGGTCCGCTACTCGAGTACAACCCCGCCAAAGTCGGCGACCCGCCGAAGACGCCCGAGCAATTGCTGCAATGGTGCAAGGCGCATCCTGACAAGTTGATCTACGCACGGCCGGCGAATTCCGGCCCGGGCCGCACGTTCCTGATGGGCTTGCCGTATGTGCTCGGCGACAAGGATCCGCAGGACCCGATTCACGGCTGGGACAAGACTTGGGCCTTCCTCAAGCAAATGAACGATTGCATTCCTTACTATCCGGGCGGCACCTCGGCGGTGATGAAGGAACTCGGCGAAGGCACGCGCGACATGACGGTGACCGTCACGGGCTGGGACATCAATCCGCGCGCGCTCGGCATCGTGCCGGCGGAATTTCGCGTGCAGGCGTTCGACAACATGACATGGGTGAACGACGCGCACTACATGGTGATTCCGAAAGGCGTGCCGAAGGACAAGCTCGAGGTGCTCTACAAGCTGATGAATTTCATGCTCGAACCGGCGCAGCAGGCGCTGACCTATGACGACGGTTATTTCTATCCCGGTCCGGCGATCAAGGGCGTGAGCGTCGAGCAGGCGCCCGCGCACAGCCAGGACGTGCTGAAGAAATACGGCCGGCCGGAGTACGCGAAGCTGCTGGCCGAGCGTCCTCATGTATTGCCGCTGAATGCCGCGGCGATGGTTGCGGCTTTCAGGAAGTGGGACACCGAGGTCGGCGCGCAGAAGACCAAATAG
- a CDS encoding dihydrodipicolinate synthase family protein, producing MNLSPISDGEFAASVMAVPPLARRADYTIDAAQNRALIRHIEAGGVRTLLYGGNANLYHMAVSEYRELLDLLADAAGEGTRVIPAIGPDYGKMQDQARILAQTRYRTAMVLPLGGLTTSEGVEAGLTRVADIAGMPLTLYIKSENYVEADALARLIDRGTLIAVKYAIVRKNTADDPYLRRLLQQVAATRVVSGMGERPALVHLREFGLATWTTGSGCIAPRMVAALLQAVKTGDRATAQRLYDAFLPLETLRENLSLIRVLHDAVTFSKLADMGPILPLLSSTPPEHHAKIDHAARALLALEHEFAHANPHASQPTL from the coding sequence ATGAACCTATCCCCGATAAGTGACGGCGAGTTCGCTGCGTCGGTCATGGCAGTGCCGCCGCTGGCGCGCCGCGCCGACTACACCATCGACGCGGCTCAAAATCGCGCGCTGATTCGCCATATCGAGGCCGGCGGCGTGCGCACCCTGTTGTATGGCGGCAACGCAAACCTTTACCACATGGCCGTCAGCGAATATCGGGAATTGCTCGACCTGCTGGCTGACGCCGCGGGCGAGGGCACGCGGGTGATCCCGGCCATCGGCCCGGACTACGGAAAAATGCAGGATCAGGCGCGCATCCTCGCGCAGACCCGTTACCGGACGGCAATGGTATTGCCGCTCGGCGGATTGACGACGTCCGAAGGCGTCGAGGCAGGCCTGACTCGCGTGGCCGACATCGCAGGCATGCCGCTCACGCTGTACATCAAAAGCGAAAATTATGTCGAGGCGGATGCGCTCGCGCGTCTGATCGATCGAGGCACGCTGATCGCCGTGAAATACGCGATCGTGCGCAAGAACACGGCGGACGATCCGTATCTGCGCCGGTTGCTGCAACAGGTGGCCGCGACCAGGGTGGTGTCGGGCATGGGCGAGCGGCCGGCGCTCGTGCATCTGCGCGAATTCGGTCTAGCGACCTGGACCACCGGTTCGGGATGCATCGCGCCGCGCATGGTCGCGGCGTTGCTGCAGGCGGTCAAAACCGGCGATCGCGCGACGGCGCAACGTCTATACGACGCGTTCCTGCCGCTTGAAACCCTGCGCGAGAACCTCTCACTGATCCGCGTACTTCACGACGCGGTCACGTTTTCGAAGCTCGCCGACATGGGGCCGATACTGCCGCTGCTCAGTTCGACGCCGCCCGAGCATCATGCGAAGATCGACCACGCCGCGCGGGCGCTGCTCGCGTTGGAGCACGAATTCGCGCATGCCAACCCACACGCAAGCCAACCCACACTTTGA
- the epsC gene encoding serine O-acetyltransferase EpsC encodes MPNVPSQNWGLEQIVADLRASREELHRTRHPLGIRELPSREAVVNIVAGLRAALFPTHYGAPDLTDETVDYYVGHTLESTLRLLAEQIRRALRFLPEFGETPDADLQARAFGVAREFGTQLPGIRALLVSDIQAAFTGDPAAQHITEILLCYPGVWAMTHHRLAHALHRLGVPLLARFINEIAHSATGIDIHPGATIGPSFFIDHGTGVVIGETAIIGERVRVYQAVTLGAKSFAADLDGTLIKGNARHPIVEDDVVIYAGATILGRVTIGRGSVIGGNVWLTHSVPPGSSVSQGKIREGERTDEGRQ; translated from the coding sequence ATGCCTAACGTTCCTTCCCAGAACTGGGGTCTCGAACAGATCGTCGCGGACCTGCGCGCGTCGCGTGAAGAATTGCATCGCACACGGCACCCGCTCGGTATTCGCGAATTGCCGTCGCGCGAAGCGGTTGTCAATATCGTCGCCGGCCTGCGCGCGGCGCTCTTTCCCACGCACTACGGCGCGCCCGATCTCACTGACGAAACCGTCGATTACTACGTCGGCCACACGCTCGAAAGCACCTTGCGGCTGCTCGCGGAGCAGATTCGCCGCGCGTTGCGGTTCTTGCCCGAGTTCGGCGAAACGCCGGATGCGGATTTGCAGGCGCGCGCGTTCGGTGTCGCGCGTGAATTCGGCACGCAATTGCCGGGCATTCGCGCGCTGCTGGTCAGCGACATACAGGCGGCTTTCACCGGCGATCCGGCGGCGCAGCACATTACCGAAATCCTGCTCTGCTACCCGGGCGTGTGGGCGATGACCCATCATCGGCTCGCGCATGCGCTGCATCGGCTGGGCGTGCCGCTGCTGGCGCGTTTCATCAACGAGATCGCGCACTCGGCCACCGGCATCGACATACACCCGGGCGCGACGATCGGACCGAGCTTCTTTATCGACCACGGCACGGGCGTCGTGATCGGCGAGACGGCGATCATCGGCGAACGCGTGCGGGTGTATCAGGCCGTGACGCTCGGCGCGAAGAGTTTCGCCGCGGATCTCGACGGCACGCTGATCAAAGGCAACGCGCGCCATCCGATCGTCGAGGACGATGTCGTGATCTATGCCGGTGCGACGATTCTCGGGCGCGTGACCATCGGGCGTGGCTCGGTGATCGGCGGCAACGTCTGGCTCACGCACAGCGTGCCGCCGGGCAGCAGCGTATCGCAAGGCAAGATCCGCGAAGGCGAGCGCACCGACGAGGGGCGGCAGTGA
- a CDS encoding ABC transporter permease produces the protein MTSGHRAAPPSWSASASKNHDDGAHEPDQRTSPGRQRSSVPGRIWRVLVWGAMLFFLVNVVLLIATVAVNSVATRWFGTLLPQGFTLHWYAQAWSDFQLASVLWVTVEVVGAVVLLSVLLGVPAAYALARVQFPGKRLAMLIFLLPLMVPPVTYGIPMATVMYKVGLAGTLSGVILANLVPALPFVILVMTPFIEQIDPNLEAAARIFGANTFRYFRYVLLPLLVPGMLAAGLLVLVRTIGMFELTFFTAGPATQTLVVALYYAVFSTGVRAPQSIDAMAMIYMAITLIWVLIALQFVSPTQIVSRVKEQRR, from the coding sequence ATGACGAGCGGGCATCGCGCGGCGCCGCCTTCGTGGTCGGCGTCCGCCTCGAAAAATCACGACGACGGCGCGCACGAACCGGATCAGCGCACCAGTCCTGGCCGGCAGCGCAGCAGCGTGCCGGGGCGGATCTGGCGCGTGCTGGTGTGGGGCGCCATGCTGTTCTTCCTCGTCAACGTGGTGCTGCTGATCGCGACCGTGGCGGTCAATTCGGTGGCGACGCGCTGGTTCGGCACGTTGTTGCCGCAAGGCTTCACGCTGCATTGGTATGCGCAGGCGTGGAGCGATTTCCAGTTGGCAAGCGTGTTGTGGGTGACCGTCGAAGTGGTCGGCGCGGTCGTGCTGCTGTCGGTTCTACTCGGCGTGCCGGCGGCGTATGCGCTTGCCCGCGTGCAATTTCCCGGCAAGCGCTTGGCGATGCTGATCTTCCTGTTGCCGCTGATGGTGCCGCCCGTCACGTACGGCATTCCGATGGCGACGGTCATGTACAAGGTTGGCCTCGCCGGCACGCTGAGCGGCGTGATTCTGGCGAACCTCGTGCCCGCGTTGCCGTTCGTGATTCTGGTGATGACGCCGTTCATCGAACAGATCGATCCCAATCTCGAAGCGGCGGCGCGTATTTTCGGCGCCAACACGTTTCGCTATTTTCGCTACGTGTTGCTGCCGCTGCTCGTGCCCGGCATGCTGGCGGCCGGCTTGCTGGTGCTCGTGCGCACCATCGGCATGTTCGAGCTGACGTTTTTCACCGCGGGCCCCGCGACGCAAACGCTCGTGGTCGCCCTGTACTACGCTGTATTTTCAACCGGCGTGCGCGCGCCGCAGTCGATCGATGCCATGGCGATGATCTACATGGCGATCACGCTGATCTGGGTGCTGATCGCACTGCAATTCGTGAGCCCGACGCAAATCGTCTCGCGCGTGAAGGAACAGAGGCGCTGA
- a CDS encoding ABC transporter ATP-binding protein, which yields MKHHFEQLRLDSVSRSFTNAEGQAVAALRGLDLTIRRGEFIALLGPSGCGKSTALNCIAGLQPLSGGGIWLDDTRIDVLPPEKRGFGMVFQNYALFPHMSVLDNVGFGLKMRGVGRNDAMRRAREALQLVQLVGHERKLPGQLSGGQQQRVAIARAIVIEPPLILMDEPLSNLDTRLRIEMRAEIRRIHSQLERATLYVTHDQDEALSMADRIVVMKEGVVQQVATPKEVYTRPQNLHVARFMGYRNVAEFELEGMQGEGVLVSANGVRLLGTPMAGFNSKRVSVALRPEDMERAPPGADNAFDALVTSVEYGGRDSLLRVKTAFGDIWARVGGEFEAGERIGLRVPPSRTLVYDAEAA from the coding sequence ATGAAGCATCACTTTGAGCAGTTGCGGCTCGATTCGGTGAGCCGCAGTTTCACGAATGCGGAAGGCCAGGCGGTCGCGGCGCTGCGCGGACTCGATCTGACCATCCGGCGTGGCGAGTTCATCGCGTTGCTGGGGCCGTCCGGTTGCGGTAAATCGACGGCGCTCAACTGCATCGCCGGATTGCAGCCGCTGAGCGGCGGCGGCATCTGGCTCGACGACACACGCATCGACGTGCTGCCGCCGGAGAAGCGCGGCTTCGGCATGGTGTTTCAGAACTACGCGCTGTTTCCGCATATGAGCGTGCTGGACAACGTCGGCTTCGGTCTGAAAATGCGCGGCGTTGGCAGGAACGACGCCATGCGCCGGGCGCGCGAAGCGTTGCAGCTCGTGCAACTGGTCGGGCATGAACGCAAACTGCCCGGACAACTTTCCGGCGGCCAGCAGCAGCGTGTGGCGATTGCGCGCGCGATCGTGATCGAACCGCCGCTGATCCTGATGGACGAACCGCTGTCGAATCTCGATACCCGGCTGCGGATCGAAATGCGCGCGGAGATCCGCCGCATTCATAGCCAGCTCGAACGCGCGACGCTCTACGTGACGCACGATCAGGACGAAGCGCTTTCCATGGCCGACCGCATCGTCGTGATGAAGGAGGGCGTGGTGCAACAGGTGGCCACGCCGAAAGAGGTCTATACGCGGCCGCAGAATCTGCATGTCGCGCGTTTCATGGGCTATCGCAACGTGGCCGAATTCGAGCTCGAAGGCATGCAGGGCGAAGGCGTGCTGGTGAGCGCAAACGGTGTGCGTCTGCTGGGCACGCCGATGGCCGGCTTCAACAGCAAACGCGTGAGCGTCGCGCTGCGTCCCGAGGATATGGAGCGCGCCCCGCCCGGCGCGGACAATGCCTTCGACGCGTTGGTGACGAGCGTCGAATACGGTGGCCGCGATTCGCTGCTGCGTGTGAAGACCGCATTCGGCGATATCTGGGCGCGCGTCGGCGGAGAATTCGAAGCGGGCGAGCGAATCGGCCTGCGCGTGCCGCCGTCGCGCACACTCGTCTACGACGCCGAGGCGGCATGA